In Nicotiana tabacum cultivar K326 chromosome 10, ASM71507v2, whole genome shotgun sequence, the DNA window ACATCCATGTCCTGTAGTGTGACGGTGGCCTCGCCATTGGGCAGGTGGAAAGTGTGTGTCTCCAGTCTCAACCGCTTTATCAGGGCCGTGATCAAAGATCAATCGACCTGCAACCACCCGATCTCAATCATCCTGTAGAAACCAGTGTTCCGCAGGCGCGCGACTACACAGGCATGAAGAACTTTGTCATGCAGAAAGTCCCACATGTCGTCCACTCTCCTGGCGCGGAGAGTATGGGTCAGTAACTCACCCTCCCATATGTGGGCGGACCTATGATCACCCTGTAACAAGAGTAGCTCATCTTTGGAAGGTCCGGGATGAATAGGAAGCACCTtcatgtcgtctactgtaaattaaacaacattaattatatgttagttttataattttatattacatgttagttttattttttatatgtttatttgtgaattaaataattaaagttttataaataaatattcacatatgggttctaggctcgatatttgGAGCCTAGTAGCACCAATTTATCCTGAATTCttctatgtgttagttttataatttaatatgttagtttataaattaaataataaatttttataaataaatattcacgTATGGGTTCCAGACTCCATACTTGGAGCTCAATAGCACCAatttatcctgaattcttgtatgtgttagttttgttatgattttatatgttagtttgtaaattaaataataaatttttataataaatattcacatatgggttccaggcttCATATTTGGAGTCAGTAGCACCAATTTATCCTGAATTtttgtatgtgttagttttattataattttatatgttagtttataaattaaataattaatttttataattatataatatttaattattaaatattcatatatgGGTTTCAGACTCGATATTTGCATCCCAGTAGCACCAAATATATGTTGACTATAATTGTACaaagtttgtgtttgatctaGCAGTTATTTTGACGAATTTTTGAGTATAAGAGATACTTAAGTTACAGGGAAACTACGCTAAAAGGCACTGCACtatactacgctaaaaggcatTACATTTTACTACCCTATAAGGCATTCCGATTTACTAGTTTTTAAgcaaaacaataatttaaatcAGATAAAACACAACAAATACATTgtaatcacaaaaatacatataaaatagtaatagtaatttattaacatttttattaacaaataataacgatttcacaatttttacatatttttttacaacattaatatcttagtctggataaaaataacataccaaTTTAATCGCAAAAGAAACACAAAACAACATACAACACATTCAAAATAACTAATATGCATTATTTATACGAATTTGGACATAAAATAGCAGTACTGAACCGCGCTTTATATAGTTGTCTTTTCAGCTACTATGTAAAACGCGGTTTGCTAAAGCGTTTTATATAAAACGCGGCCGTTAAGGTAAAACGAGGTAACCGCGTTTTATAtagaaatgtaactttttttaCACTTAAAAGGTGTTTTGTCCAAAAAAACCACATTTAAGTTCCGGACTCGCTGAAACTGATGCTCCAGTAAGACCGCAAATCTGTAGTACATTGACATACATTTGATTTCATATGTGCTTTCACCACCAAATCCAGTGTTCTTCGCCCAGCTTTTGTATAAATGTGCTTTCCACATTTCCTATTTACAActtatttggatggttgttatccgttgtattgtattgtattattattttaaatacaatatttagtttgattgttatttaaattttattgtatcgtatcataTCGTTTAAATCCTGTCGTTATGTAACAACGAAAAGTGACACTCAATTTAGTGTGATCGCAtcgtttccttttttttcctttcccatcttgccttttttttattattattaagtagTCCTTTTTTATTCTTTACCTTATCTTTTACGTAATAATATTATGTCGtaccttactttttctttataataatacaagtttattcttcatattgttggtgcatgacatcatgaaacgacgacaaataatacaatctatccaaatattgtatacATCAAAACGATACAGTACATACAATATTATACGATATATTATGAGACGAGAGACGGGGTTAACGCGAGGCTGGAGGTCTGGAGACAAACcctagagtctaaaggtttcaagttgagaagGTCTAAAacggaatacttggagtgtaagttcagtgacAAGACTCATGAAGCGGACGTGGATATGAAGCTTGATACCCAAAGTCATCCCGatgaggggtagtttcaagtatttCGGGTCTATAATCCAAGGTAAGGGGGAAACTGATGATGAGGTCTCCCGACGTATTGGtgcggggtggatgaaatggaggctcgcatccagtattttatgtgataagaaggtgccaccaagatttaagggtaagttctacagagtggtggttagacctACAATGTTATATGGGCTAAGTGTTgtccagtcaagaactcccatgttCAGAAGATGAAAGAAGCACAAATGAGGATGCCGAGATGGATGTGTGAGCATACCAGGAGAGATAAGATTATGAACGAAGTTATTCAGGACAAAGTAGGCATGGCCCCCGTAGAGGACAAGTGCGGGAgttgaggctgagatggttcgggcacgtgcagaGGAGTGCGGATGCTcctgttaggaggtgtgagaggctgGCCGTGGCGAGCCTTAGaaggggtagaggtaggccgaaaaagtattggggagaggtgcttaggcaggacatggtgctacttcagctcactgaggacatgatCCAGGATAGAagagtgtggaggtcgaggattatggTAGAAGGCTAGTAGGTAGTCGAGAATTCCCCGTTCTTTTTTAGTAGTATTAGTAGCTCTCTTGTTTTTTTCGTATTCTTTGACCTCTAGTATTTGCTTATTGTTTCGTTCGCTCCGTGTAttgtatttttcagtttgttACTATGTGATGCtactttttcttttacttgttgttttgttgttgctgttgttgttgtctttttctccttttccttatCGTCTTTTGTCtccctattctttctttcttcttcgttTTCTTCCCTTCATtctcttttcacttttttttgagccgagggtctatcacaAATAACCTTTCTAtcttaggtaggggtaaggtctgcatacacactatcctTTCCAGACCTCACTTGTAGGATTATACttgatatgttgttgttgttgttgtattatgaaatgatacataacaaccatccaaacaagccgtTACACTGCAAATTGGTACCAGCTCTTTTGAGTTAAATTGAAGAGTGGTTCTCTCTTGTAGTTTATGTGATCCTTCTcacttttcaaaattcaaaattttatgtAAATTTTCGCCAACATTTTGGAATATATATTTCATCATATTGGTGTGAGAAGAATTGCAACTTATAGTACTTTTTGTATAGTTTTTGAATAttcaaattttaactttaaaatacgAGCTAATCTTATCCAATTTACCTTCAAAAATTAGTCTCTGAAACCTTTTCACTTTTTGAGATTCGGACTATGTAAACTTTGGCCACATTTTGAAATACGTTTTTCATCATATTGAAATTGCAACTTATATTATTTTTCGTATAGTTTTGGAATATCtacattttaactttaaaatatcAAGATAATCTAATCCAATTTAGCTTCAACTATTAGTCAAATTAACTCCTGAAAAGCAAAAAGGTTCACATAAGAACTTGGTTTTTAAACAGAGGAATTCTTTGTGTCTATGCAGGCATAATGATTTATAGCTTGTTAGGCCAAGCTTCTCCAATCTTAGAAGCACTTTTTGGCcaagattttgaaagaaaaaaaaaagtgcttttgagaagaagcagaagcagttttggagagctgaaaaaagtagcttctctcaaaagcacttttaagaaaaatacacttagaagcaatttttaaaagtttggccaaacactaattgttgctcagaaatatttttcaaattaattagtcaaacacaaactgcttctcactaaaaatacttttaagaaaaatcacttctcaaaataaattgatttttacagcttggccaaacatacTATAAAGGGAGGTTCTTGAAAATGGGAAGGAATGGTAGGAATGGTCATCTCTTTTGTTATTCTACAATCTTTGGCTGATTTGTGGAACTTATATAAGTGAGAGCTTGTACAGGACATGGTAAATGTAAAATAAATTGCTATATAAGTCTTCCTCCTTCAAAACTAGTAACTATTAGATGGAGTTGGTCACACAATTTACCTAAGTGTGTTTCGAAaaaataaattgttaattattcttttaaaaatttcttTTAGCTGTTGTCAGAGAAGCAAACTGAGCACACATTTTTAGAAATTCTGAAGTGAATATTTTTTGAAATACTTATTTGGCTCTCATATAAATTCCAAGATATTATCTTAAAATATTCATTCATCACGTCAAAAATTGTTAAATAGATTGAAGGAAAGGAATAAATATTCTAAACATTTCTCATTTAGGCATAAATCTGTCATAGTTTAATGCGTGCATCGTTGGTAATAGTAAAGAAAAATGTTAGTAACTGTCTAGGTTCATTAATTTATCTTGTGAGTTATCCTAAGTGTGTTTCGTCTGAGTCATCCTCAAAATATTCTTTAATTGTAGTtcagtaatatatatatacacacacacacaatgaCTTAACATATTGCACATTCTTGTATAGTGTGATATGCTGGGATTTGAATACGGATTTGTACCAAATGTCTGTTTGGCTGATCCTTAAGTTTGCCAGCAAGGTGGTTAAACAcggctaacacacacaattattGGTCCTTAATTTAATCAATGTTTAATCTCACTTATATTGCAAAAAGATGATacaaataatttcaacaaacaacaGGGTAAAAAAAACAGTCGAGAATTCTTGACTTGAAATGTTCAGAAATACGAGTTTTAAACCAAGAAGAGCTCTTGAAATCATAACGTCAACTAATTTAAGCATTGACCGGAAACAAAAAATATGATAGGAAATATGtaggtcacaggttcaagccGTGTAAGTTGCCACTAATGTTTATATTAGGATAGGTTGTCCATACTGAGGTGCGGTCCTTCCCCGCACTATGCGTGAACGCAAGATGCTTTGTACGAGCACCAGGCTGTTCTTTTTCCTTATAGACTTGTAGAAAGAATCAAAGCTAAGtccttcccttttttctttttccagttCTTGTCTCATTCGAGAAAGGGAGCCTTGGAGCACTAGTAAAATTATCTTCGCGTAACCTATAAgttacgggttcgagccgtgaaagtAGCAACTAGTGCTTGCGTTTGGTAGGCTGTCTATATCACACACTTTGGAATGCGGTCCTTCTTCCGACGCTGCATAAATACAGAATACTTTGTGTACCGTACTGCCCCTTTCCTTCCCTCCTATCATATTCGGGCTGAGACAAGCTGTGATCATTCAAAGGATTGGTCGAGTAAGAAAGGGAAAGATCAAGTAAGTAGCATCAGTATCAGAATAGCACAAGAGAAGGAAAAAGTAATTGCAATATATAGAAGGCCCCTTTCCTTATATCTTTGTCTTCTCCATCTACTTGTTCCCTCCTCCTATGAACACTCTCATGTGAGTCTATCAAAGATCTTTTTAGATTTAATAGATGATTAGTTCATCATTTGTTCcgttttctattttcttttttgacGGGGTGTGTTAGGCAGATTCAGGATTTACACTCTACGGCTCTAACTTTAAGTTCCACAGTATTAAAATTTACTATTTAttgcaattttaataaatttttatattcaAATAAGGTTATGGGTCAATTGAACATGTTCCTGTTATTCTACATCCGCCGTTGGACTGTTAGGGGTGTTAATTTATGAGGAATTTTCATAAATCATTATAGTATAAATGTATGTTAAAAGTATAGCTACGAATGATAAATATATTGTAAATATTTGATGTGACGCgtaatttttctttaatttattggGTCTGTTATATTCTATTTCTTTGGGAAGGGCGAGTATCGTTTGAATTTGCCGACTCCCTATCCaggaaaaatcattttttcttAAGAGAAATTTTTGGGGATTATCCATTATTTAATGCAAATACGCTTAAGCTAATAAATATGTTATTTGTCTCTTGTAGTGATCAGTGGCGAAACAAGAAATTGatatttaaagaaaatagaaTGTCACACAAGGAACATGAACGGGTGACTAGAGTAATTTTTGAAACCCCTTTCCCATTTTAGTATAACTCTATCTTATGTTAAGGAAATTCAGCATGTATacctaaaaaaaaactttttttaatCTTATTTGTACATTATAATTTTTCAACAAGAATTCAGTTAAACCCCACTCACTCTACTTAGTTCTGCCCCTGCGCAGTGCTACCTAACAAAATGATACTAGTTGGTTAGAGTTCACTTAGGGTCTCTCTGCTTAGGGTTGTAGCTAGAGGGGAGTTAAGATTTGAATTTTATgagtttgaaattttaattttttaaagttattgggttctaaattaataatttatacatattcatgATAGATATTAAAGACAAATACAAAGTTTAAACTAATGCTACTGGATTCGGTTGAACCCGTTCCGATATCTAGCTACGCCTCTGGTTGTAGTCGGCTTAATTGGAAGCTTACCTTGGTTTCTTTATAATTTACACTTTTCTGCTCAGTCCCCATTAACTAATACGTAGTACATATTGGCTTCTATACTTTTGCTACTCCTAAGGGAAAAACCTTTCATAGTCATATGTTATTGTACGAAATAAGGTACACCtaataattttaagaaaaagttgaaaaaaggcagaaaaaatatatatatatatatcgtatgTTGCAATAAATGAACAAAAAGTTGCAAGCACATGCAAATGGACCCAATACTCATCATCGTAGAAATTTCATCTAAGTATCTAACCTCCATTCTCCCTCACCATATGCTATAAATCCCCTTTTCAAACTCTATAGCAAAACCAAAACAAAATCCCATTTCTACATTAAGCTCAAAATATGATGAAGTCTAATATGACAGGAGAAGAAATAACCAAATGGAGGGTGATCCTCAAACATTTCATTAGAAAGCTCAAGGCTCAATATCTTCAACTGATCATTCCCAATTCCAAAAGACATATTGCTATTGCAAATGCAGTGGTGTCAAATGATGTTAAAGAAGGACAGTTTGCTGTTTGTTCAGTAAATACTAAAGAGGAACCACAGAGGTTTGTAGTAGAGTTGCATTGGCTTACAAATCCATCATTCTTGAAATTACTAAAACAAGCTGAAGATGAATATGGATTTATACAAAAGGGTGCTATTGAAGTTCCTTGTCTTGCTGAGGAATTACAGAATGTTCTTCAGTTCAAGACTGAAACAAGTGTTATTGCTTTTGCAGTTTAATTATTTTATCAAGTAGTTAactgctatatatatatagacattaCTATAGTTAATTGCTGGTTTCGTGGTGTAGTTGGTTATCACGTCAGTCTAACACACTGAAGGTCTCTGGTTCTAGTCCCGGTGAAGCTACTTCTTTATTTCGTAACGGGTAAAGTTGTTGTCACGTAACTAGAAGGCTTCGAGCCATGGAAAGAGCTTCTTGTATGGTTCGACCCTTCCCTGAACCCTACGCATAGTTGGAGCTAAGTTTGAGTTTGGGCGAAGCCACTTCTTTAtttgtaactggtaaagttgttgtcatgtgactagGAGATCACGGGTTTGAGAGCAGAAATGCAGGACAAAtctgcatacaatagacccttcAGACTCTTTCTTAAATCCCTGTATGACGGGAGCTCAATGCACCGGACTGACTTTTAATTAGACTTACTTTaatatgtgctattttgaaagtatatatatatatatatatatatatatatatatatatatatatatatatatatatatatatatat includes these proteins:
- the LOC107791279 gene encoding auxin-responsive protein SAUR32-like: MTGEEITKWRVILKHFIRKLKAQYLQLIIPNSKRHIAIANAVVSNDVKEGQFAVCSVNTKEEPQRFVVELHWLTNPSFLKLLKQAEDEYGFIQKGAIEVPCLAEELQNVLQFKTETSVIAFAV